The genomic stretch GCTATCGGCATGGCGCATAACGGGTTTCTGCCAATTCCTGAGATCCAGTTTCTAGCCTATGTGCATAATGCGGAGGATCAGATCAGGGGAGAGGCGGCGACGCTGCCGTTCTTTTCCAATGGACAGTATACCAATCCAATGGTTATTCGTATTGCCGGCCTTGGCTATCAGAAAGGGTTTGGTGGTCATTTCCACAATGATAATTCCCTGACAGTTTTTCGCGATATACCGGGCGTGATTGTGGCCTGTCCATCAAATGGTTCAGATGCTGCGCGTATGTTACGTGAAAGCGTCAGGCTTGCACATCAGGAACAGCGCGTAGTTGTCTTTGTAGAGCCTATCGCTCTGTATATGACGGCAGATCTGCATGAGGAAGGCGACAAGGCATGGCTTGCGCCCTATGCGCCGCCGGAAGCGGACGAGGCTCTACCGTTTGGGGAACCTGCGGTCTATGGGCGGGGAACGGACTTGTGTATTTTAAGCTATGGTAATGGCTATTATCTCTCACGCAAAGCAGCCCGGCAACTGGCAGATGAGAATGGGCTGAAAGTGCGCGTTGTTGATTTGCGTTGGGTACAGCCTCTGAATGAGTCCGCTATCTTGAAGCAGGTCCGGGCTTGCAAGCATATTCTTGTGGTTGATGAATGCCGAAAGACTGGTTCTGTCAGTGAGCAGATCATGACGCTTCTTTCCGAGAAAAAGGTTGCCCGGCCGATTGCCAGAGTCACGGCAGAGGACAGCTTCATTCCACTTGGGACAGCGGCGACGGTGACGCTGCCCGATGTGCAAAGCATCGCCAAAGCAGCCATGACCCTATGCAAGGGGGCAGGCAAATGAGTGTGAAGGAAACCGTAGTCGTTATTTGTCCTGGGCGCGGCACGTATAATGCCGCTGAACTTGGCTATCTGCATACGCATCACGCTGCCAAGGTAGAGTTTCTGAACCTTGTCGACACTATCCGGATGACGCGCGGGCAGGTAAAAGTGACTGAGCTTGACGCCGCAGACAAATTCCGCATGGGCACTCATACAACAGGCGAAAACGCTTCCCTGTTGATCTTTGCCTGCGCTGTCGCAGATTATTTGGATGTGCAGGAGCGGTATGATGTTGTCGCCATCACCGGTAATTCCATGGGCTGGTATCTCGCACTCGCCTGCGCCGGTGCACTTTCCATGAAAGACGCTGCTTTTCTCGTCAATGAAATGGGCACTCTCATGCATGAAGAGGGTGCCGGTGGGCAGATTGTCTATCCGGTTGTTGATGATAACTGGCAGCCGGATGAAGATCGGACCGAACTGGTCCGCACAGTGCTGGCCGAGGCCGAGGCCGCGCAAGGTTTGACTGTCGCCGTCTCAATCAGACTTGGGGGCATGGTCGTTTTCGCAGCAGATGAGGCCGGATTGAAGTTTCTCAAATCGCGGCTACCGGAGACAGATCGTTATCCGATGCAGTTGAAAAATCATGCTGCCTTTCACTCATCCTTGCTGGATTATATCGTGCCGCAAGCGCAAAGCCGATTACCGCAGGAAATGTTTCATAAACCTGCTGTGCCCCTTGTAGATGGGTGCGGGAATATCTGGAGCCCGTATGCAACAGATACCGAAAAACTGTATGACTATACGCTAGGTACACAGATTAACACGACGTATGACTTCTCGAAAGCGGTCGAAGTTGCCGTCAAGGAGTTTGCTCCTGACAGGCTTGTGCTAACTGGTCCCGGCACGACAATGGGCGCGCCCGTCGCACAAGAAATGATCCGGCATCGCTGGCGCGGGATCGACAGTAAAGTGTCGTTCAAGGCCTTACAGGAAAAGTCACCCTATATTATAAGCATGGGAATGCCGACACAGCGTGAAATAGCGTTGCGAACCCCGCATACCTAAATGAAAGCAGGTACCATCATGGCAAAAGACATGTCAGAAGAAATTTTTCAGTGGGAAGACCCGCTGATGCTCGAGAGCCAGCTCACAGATGAAGAGCGGATGATCCGGGATGCTGCCAGAGGCTATGCGCAGAACAAGTTGATGCCTCGCGTGCTTATGGCAAACCGGAATGAGCATTTTGATCAGGAAATCATGACGGAGTTGGGTGCACAGGGTTTGCTGGGCGCGACAGTTGCGGAGGAATATGGCGGTGGTGGTGCAAGTCATGTTGCTTATGGCCTGATTGCCCGAGAAGTTGAACGCGTTGATTCCGGCTATCGCTCGGCAATGTCCGTGCAGTCATCGTTGGTGATGTATCCGATTGAGAGTTTCGGCTCGGAAGAGCAGAAAAAGAAGTTTCTGCCAAAGTTGGCTACAGGAGACATGATAGGCTGTTTCGGGCTTACCGAAGCTGACGGCGGCTCCGACCCTGGTGCGATGCGCACACGCGCCGAGCCAGTTGAGGGCGGCTATATTCTCAAAGGCTCGAAAATGTGGATCACAAACTCACCCATAGCCGACATTGCGGTTGTGTGGGCGAAGCTGGATGGTCACATCCGGGGCTTCATTGTTGAGCGCGATATGAAAGGATTCACGACGCCAAAAATCGAAGGAAAATTCTCTCTGCGCGCCTCAATCACCGGAGAAATTGCCCTGGATGATGTTTTTGTGCCGGAGGAAAATCTGTTGCCGAATGTAACTGGTTTGCGCGGCCCATTCAGCTGCTTGAACAAGGCGCGCTACGGTATCAGTTGGGGCGCTATAGGGGCGGCGGAATTCTGCTGGCATGCTGCGCGTGATTATGCCATGGAGCGCATTGTTTTTGGTAAGCCTATTGCAGCTACGCAGCTTGTTCAGAAGAAACTGGCTGATATGCAGACGGAAATTGCTCTTGGATTGCAGGGCTCTTTGCAACTTGGTCGTATTCTGGACAGGGGTGTTTTTGCACCGGAAGCAATATCACTCATGAAACGGAATAATTGTGGCAAGGCGCTGGACGTTGCACGTGCCGCCAGAGATATTCATGGGGGTAACGGGATTGCGGATGAATATCACGTTATTCGCCACGTCATGAATCTGGAAACAGTCAATACTTATGAGGGTACGCATGACGTGCACGCTCTTATTCTCGGTCGTGCCCAGACAGGTATTCAGGCTTTTTCCTGATTAACTGATGATGGCATCGGCATGATATAAAGATAGAGAGGAAATATCATGGAATTAAAAGGACTTTCAGCAGTCGTCACAGGCGGCGCTTCTGGGTTGGGTGAGGCGACTGTGCGCCGCCTTGCCAGTGAGGGCGTAAAAGTAGCGGTTTTTGATCTGAATGAGGAGAAAGGCGAAGCTGTTGCCAGGGATATTGGTGGCGTCTTCTGTAATGTGAACGTCACCTCTGATGAGTCAGTCGATGCCGGCTTTGCCAGGGCGCGAGAAGCCCATGGGCAGGAACGCATCCTGATTAATTGCGCTGGTATCGGCAGTGCTCGCAAAACAGCTGGTCGGGATAAAAAGACAGGCGACATCTACGAATATGCCGCAAAGGATTTTGATTTTGTATTGCAGGTAAACCTGATTGGTACGTTCCGGTGCATTGCCAAAACAGCTGCTGGCATGATGACACTTGATCCGCTGGAGCATGGTGAGCGCGGCGCTATCGTAAACACGGCTTCTGTTGCGGCAGAGGACGGCCAGATCGGGCAGGTGGCCTATTCAGCGTCCAAAGCAGGTGTTGTTGGTATGACCTTGCCAATCGCGCGCGATCTCAACACGGAAGGTATTCGGGTCAACACGATCCTGCCGGGCCTCTTCCGCACGCCGCTGCTTGAAGGATTGCCTGAGCATATCAAGGGTGCCCTCGCTGCTTCAGTGAATTTCCCCAAACGGCTCGGCGAGCCTGATGAATATGCCAGTCTCGCATTGGAGCTTTGCCGTAACAGCTATTTCAATGGTGAAGACATTCGTCTCGATGGTGCGATCCGGATGGCGCCGCGCTAGGGGCTGCAGTCGGGTTCTTGTGCGGCTTGGCAAAGGTAGTGGGTGATTCGCTCTGCCTGTGTTGGTCCGCCGGTCACGGAGCCATTCAGAAAGCACGTTTTCAGGGCCTTGCCGAGAAATGCTGTCGTAAGTTCTTTGTCTTCCAGACGCATTTCCGGAATCGCGCAATGTGCAACCGCGAAAGAGGTGAAATGGGATAACGTGCCTCTGGGCCGCTTTTTATTGGCAAGGGCGAGTTGAAGATGCTCTTCCTTGCGCACAAGAATGTCCGGCGTGCCTTGGCAACTCATCATGCATAAGACGCGCGTATCACTTTTGGGTTGTCAGCCCTGTCTTTGTAAGACAAATTTGTACAAGATCAATCCGGCTCGGCGTGCCGGGCATTGTTCAAGGGAGACAGGACGACAGTGCGCAGCAATGAAGCCGAACAGCCGGAAACAATGGATGCCCTGATTGCAGGAACACCGGACCCGAAAGAGGATCTGGCAGCCTCTATTTCTTATACTCAGGCGATTGTTGACCGTCGGATCGGTCTGATGATCCCGCCTGAAAAAGCGTCTCCTGCGAGACTGCATCAGGCCATGCGTCGCACAACACTTGCACCCGGCAAGCGGTTTCGGCCTCTGCTGACCGTCCTGATCGCAGAAGCGGCAGGCGTGGAAGACATTGCTGTCTATGATCTCGGCTGCACGTCCGAGCTGGTTCACGCAGCATCGCTGATCCTGGATGATTTGCCATGCATGGATGACGCACAGACACGCCGCAATGCCCCTTGCGCGCATATTTTCTATGATGAAAGTACTGCTATTCTGACAGCCACCGCTCTGCTGAACAGGTCGTTTGGTGTTGTTGCGGGACTGGAGACCTTCACAGCAGAACATCGGATTAAAATCAGTGGCTTGTTGTCCGGGTGCGTTGGCTCCAATGGCCTTATTGCCGGACAACTGATGGATCTTGCGAATACCAACAAGGGAACATCCATTGAAAATGTCGAGCGCTTGAATGCGCTCAAAACAGGTGCCTTGATTGACTATGCCGTAATTGCCGCGGCTATTGTATGTGACTTTTCTGAAGAAAAGACCGGGCACCTGAAGCGCTTTTCGCACAATATCGGTCTTGCTTTCCAGTTGATGGACGACATCAAGGACCGTTTGATGACAGCGGAAGATTCAGACAAGGACATCAATCAGGATATCAACAAGGCGACTATCCTGTCGATCACGAATGACGACAAGGCCAAGGCAATGGTTCGCGATTATATTAGTCAGTCAAAAGATGGTCTCTCGCAGGCTGGTTTGGGGATTGATGGACGAATCGGCGCATTGCTCGATCTCCAATTCGCTTTTCTTGACGCCTGATCGGAGGCTTGCATGACCGCCGCGAGCAAGACCCCGCAAGCCGGAGGCGAAAGCCTCGTTGTTGACGGCCTCACTGTGCGCTATGGGGATTTTCTGGCACTGGATAATCTGTCTTTCAAGGCGAATGCCGGAGAGGTTGTTGGCTTGATCGGGCCGAATGGCGCAGGCAAGACGACGCTGGTTAGAACAATTTGTGGGCAAATTAACCCAACTGCCGGCACCATCAAGGTGGCAGGTGCCGCGATCAGGATGCGATCAGCCAAAACGGGGGTGGTGGGACTCGTGCCACAGGAAATCGGGCTTTACCCATTCATGACGGCAGAGGAAAATCTGGATGTCTTTGCCCGTCTTTATCGCCTTGACCGTAAGACGAGACGAGAGACGGTGGCGCGCGCGCTTGCTGATGTTGATATGACGACGCATGCCCATAAACTTGTCAGCAGTCTTTCCGGCGGCATGAAGCGTCGTATCAACGTGGCGGCTGCAATTCTTGATCGACCGAAACTGCTCATCCTCGATGAACCGACAGCCGGCGTTGATGTTTCTGCCCGCGATGCCATTCATGGCCTTGCTCGAAAACTTGCAGGGCAGGGACTGACAGTCCTTCTTGTCACGCATGAACTGGAACAGGCGGAATTGATATGTGATCGTGTGCTTATATTGGCATCTGGCAGGAGACGTCACTTTTCCAGCCCTGATGAGTTATTGTCTGAAGTCTATGCAGGGCGTCAGCAGATTACCCTGAAACTCCGGCATCATCCAGATGAGACATTGCGGCCGCTGCTTGCCGCTCAGGGGTTCACCTCTGCCGATGGTAATCTTGTCTGGTCCGGACTTGGCCATGAAGAACAGACGGATTTGATAGGTGAGACACGCGCCCTTGTAGAAAGCAATAATAATCTTCTTCAGGAAGTCAGTGTGCGTCGTCCCGGTTTGGAAAGTCTTCTGCATGATATAGCGACGGAGAAAGAGGCGTCTTCAGACGGTTTAGCCGCATGATTACAGGTATCATGCGGGTTATGGCGTTGAGGCTCCTACGGGACAGGGGCGCGCTGGTGTTGGCGTTTCTTTTACCGCCAATGATCTTTGCCATATTCGCCGCAATTTTCTCCAATGCAACCAATGGCGACCTTGATCTTGATGTCGCGATGGCCGTGACAAACGACTCTGCGCGTACAAAAGAGGTGGCAAGCGCGTTCGCTATCTCTGGAAAGTTCAATGTATTTACCGAAGAGGACTGGACCCGGGAAAATGTGCGCCAGCAGGTTCGGGAGGGGTTTGCCGATACGGGTGTTATCTTTTCATCTGACCTTGCGGATGTCGCAGAAGCAACGATCGAGATAGTGGTCGAGCCGTCGCGGGATATTGCCGCAACGGTGCTGGCCGGTCAGCTTCAACAATTCATCGCCGAAGAAGCACCCGACCTCGCCATACGTCGCAATGCGCTGACAGTTTCCACACTGGCAGGCGGTTTCACTCCAGAGCAGGACACTCGTCTCGATACAGCGCTTGCGGCTCTGATGCAGGCAACGGAGCGGGAAAGCACTGACGGGTTCTATCGCCAGATATCCGCCCTCGATGAAACAAACCGAAAGACTGCAGATCCGTCTATTGCCTATTATGCCGGGGCCACGGCGATCCTGTTTCTGCTGTTCTCATTGATGCAGGGCGCAACTATTTCCCTCGATGAGCGCCGCAATGCAATTACAGAACGGTTATTGCTGGGACCATCCGGTACCCTGAAGCTGACTTTTGGCAAATTTCTGTATCTCACTCTTCAGGGAACCGCACAGGCGCTATTTATCTTTGTGGTTGCTGCCTTGCTGTTTGAGGTGCCTGTCATAGCCAATGCGTTGCCTTTGTTTCTGGTCAGTGTTGCCATGGCGTCCTGCGCTGCTGGTTTGGCACTGTTCGTTACGAGCCTGTGCTCGACAGCGACACAAGCCCACACGGTGCAGACATTTCTGGTACTCATTTTTTCTTCTGTCGGTGGGTCAATGGTGCCGCGCTTCATGATGCCAGAATGGCTGCAGTCTCTTGGGTTTTTCACGCCCAACGCCTGGGCCATTGAGGCGGTTTATGGTGTTCTTGCCCGTGGTGATACAATAACTGGAATTTCGACGGCCTGCGCGATACTTATCGTGACAGGGCTGCTGTCTTTCATAGCCAGCGCTGCCGTGTCGTACCAAATGATGAGGAGTTAGGTCATAGCCGGGCATATATCAGATACCAGACAAACTGTTATTGGCCTCTTGCTCTTCGTGGGCATTCTTTCCGGGCTGGCCGTTTTGCATGTCTGGTCCGTGTTTTTTTTCACACTGACATGGCAGAGTGCGCCAATGGCGCTGCTAATGATCCTGCTCCAATGCTGGCTGTTTGTCGGTTTTTTCATCACAGCACATGATGCGATGCATGGATCACTTGCCCCCGGAAAGCCGAGTCTGAATAGTGCGATTGGTACTTTTCTTTTGTTCACCTATGCCGGTTTTGGCTGGCGGAAACTGAAAACAGCCCATATGGCGCATCATGCAGCTCCTGGCACAGAAGAAGACCCGGATTTCAACAATAATGACCCGAGACGTTTCTGGCCGTGGTATTTCCTATTCTTCAAGCGCTATTTTGGCCTGGTTTCCTTCCTGTTCGTTTTTGCGGTTGTGCTTGTTTATGTGCTTGCGCTGGAGGCAGATTATTTCAATGTAGTGTTGTTTTATGGCCTGCCGTCCATCGCTTCTTCACTCCAGCTTTTTTATTTCGGCACCTATCTGCCGCACCGGCATGAAGAAAAGGATTTCGCTGATCAGCATAAGGCGCGCACAAATGACTATCCAGCCTGGTTATCTTTGATGACATGTTATCATTTCGGCTATCATCATGAGCATCATCTCTATCCCCATGAGCCATGGTGGCGCCTGCCGGCTAGACGGTCAGCGCGTCTTTCAGGGCAGGGGGAAAACACATGACTTTGCTCGTTAATACGCTGATTGTTCTCGTCAGCATTGTGGCAATGGAAGGGTTCGCCTGGCTTGCACATCGCTACATTATGCATGGTTGGGGGTGGGGCTGGCACAAAAGCCATCATGAACCAACGGACGGTATTTTTGAGGTGAATGATCTCTACGCAGTGGTGTTCGGCGTCTTCGCCATGGGACTGTTCATGATCGGTTCGCTCTACTGGCAACCGCTCTGGTATATCGCCTTGGGGATCACAATTTACGGCATTCTGTATGGATTTGTGCATGATGGCCTGGTTCATCAGCGCTGGCCATTTCGCTACTTCCCGAAAGGGGGGTATTTGCGCCGCCTGGTTGTTGCGCACAAGCTGCACCATGCTTTGCAGTCCCGGGAGGACTGCGTCTCTTTCGGGTTCCTTTATGCGCCAGATCCGAAAAAGCTGAAGTCGCGATTGAGGGCGTCCCGCTCCCGGTAAAGTCCTGCAGTATTTCAGTTTGCGTTTTTTGCTGCCTGAAAGCTGAAAACAATACCTGCTGAGGTGCTTTCAGCATCTGCCGCATTCGCATCAAGACTGTTCATTGCAATATACCCCAAAATGATGACGGCTGTTGCAATCAGTGTGAGGTCAAAAATTCTTTTCATTGTTTTAGTCATTTTATTCTCCGTTTCGTATCAGCGCCCTTGTGTGTGAGCGATTGCTTACCAATGTTTAGCCTGTCGAAATTGGAGTTGCAAGCGTTGTGAGCGCTTAATCACATTAACTATTGGTAATAAATTTATCATGGTTATGTTGAAGCTATGGAACCACGCGATCGCTCATGAATTAATACGGTACGTTCAAGCTAATCATGACGAGGTATACTCATGCCAACCGACGTTCAAAGCAGCCAGAGTTCGAATATCAGTGCACGCAAGAAACAGGCAACACCTGCTTATAATGATGGTTCAGAAGAATTTTCATCTGAATCAGAGCGCGACAACACAAAGACCAATCTGCACATACCCTCATCAGAAACGGCTGACGGCAAAGAAAAAGTTCTTACAACGGAAGAATTAAGGCAAGGCCATACCGGCGACCATGTTCGCCACATCCTCTATCTCTCCACAATCGGCGCTGTCATTGGACTGATTGTCATATACGCAGCAGCAACAGTGTAGAGTTAGTCGGTTACCGGTCGCTGATAGAGGCCAGACCTGTTTGTCTCATCGACTGACTGCCGACTGATAGCGGGACCTACAGCGCTCAGCGCAAGCCATGTCTTACGGTAGCCGGGTGCGCTGACGCGCTCATCCCAAGCTGTCGGTCCTCTTGATCTCAGCGTTTGCCCAATTTCACGGTAAACTTTTAGGGCTGCGCATATCGCCCATGCGCATCTGAAAGGCAGTTCACGAATTCCGACATATGCCGATGCATAGTACGTTTCCGCCATGTCCAACAAAGAACATGCGGCTTCATGAGCAGCTGGCCAGTTTTCCTGGCGCGCGAGCCTGGCCGCATCAGTGGGCGCATCAGCATCATGCAGTAAACTGGCTGGAACATAAATCCGGTCAGCCCTGGCATCATCTACGACATCTCGCGCTATGTTCGTCAGCTGAAAGGCAAGGCCAAGATCACTTGCGCGATCAAGGGTCGCGTCATCCCGGACGCCCATGATGTGAGCCATCATCACGCCGACCACGCCAGCTACATGATAACAATAATCAAGAATTTCTTCCCGGGTTTCATAAACACGTTCCTCCGCATCCATACGAAATCCATCGAGTAGTTCAAAAGCATGGCGGTGCGGAATCTCGTGTGTTCTGAAGACACGGGCAAGTCCGGTAAAAACAGGGTCCTCTGTAGGCTTGCCGCCCAACGCCGCGCTGGTCTGGTCAATCAGACTCTGCAGCCGCTCCTTCTGACCATCACGATAATCAAAAATCTGGCCGTGCCCCATAATCTGGCCATCCACAACATCATCGCAATAGCGGCACCATGCGTAAAGCATGGAGGCGTCGGCTCGCATGGTGTCGTCAAAGATACGTGAGGCAAGGGCAAAACTTTTTGACCCTTGCTTTATGGAAGCATGTCCGTGGCTGACGACAGCGTCAGTCATTACTCTGCAGCCTGTGCTGCCAGCATTGATGCAAAATCCTGAACGCATAAACCGGCGGTCGCCTTCGCAGATCCCACAACACCCGGAATGCCTGCACCGGGATGTGTCCCAGCTCCGACTATGTACATGTTGCTGATCTTGTCGTCGCGATTATGCGGCCGGAACCATGCGCTTTGCGTGAGGATCGGTTCTATGGAGAAAGCAGACCCATTGTGTGAGTTCATCACATCACGGAATGTATAGGGTGTGATATGATGTGTTGTCACAAGGTCACGGCTCAGATTTGGGATATAGTGTTTCTCAAGGTAAGCGAGAATTTTGTCACGATATTTCGGTCCTTCCACGTCCCAGTCGATATCGGCCCGTCCCAAATGCGGCACAGGCGAGAGGACGTAATATGAACTGCCGCCGTCCGGTGCCAGACTCTCGTCAGTCACAGAAGGCGCATGAAGATAGAGTGAAAAATCATCCGGCAGATCATTGCCGTGGAAGATATCCGAGATCAATTCCCTGTAGCGTTGACCGAATAGTACGGAATGGTGCGCTATATTCGGTGGGGGAGACTTCAGCCCAAAGTATGTCACGAATAATGACATTGAATGGCGCTTTTTCGACAGAGATTGCCCGTATGATTGCCCGCGCGGATGCTTGCCGAGCAATTTTCCGTATGTATGCACAACATCTGCATTACTCGCGACCAGATCCACATCATGCTTGATGCCGTTAGCAATGACGCCCGTAACCCTGTCACCTTCACTTTTGATCTCGGTAATTTCTGTAGAAAGTTTCAGGGTGCCGCCAATATCTTCAAACAGTTTCACCAGCGCCTTTATAAGCGCACCCGTACCGCCCATGGCGAACCAGATGCCACCTTCAAGCTGCAGAGCATGGACCAGGTGATAAATTGAAGATGACTCAAAAGGATTACCGCCAACCAGAAGCGTATGAAACGAGAAGGCGCGGCGCAGCTTTTCATCTTTTATAAAGTCGCCAAGACGATCATAAACGCTGCGATAGCTTTGCAGCTTTACCAGTTGTGGAGCTGCGGCCATCATATCCTTGAAGTTCAGGAAGGGAACAGTACCCAGCTTTACATACCCTTCCTGGTAAACTTCCTTCGTGTACTCATGAAATTTACGATACCCTTCGAGATCATCGGGATTGATCAGTTCTATCTGCCGCATCAATTCGGCCTGATCGCTGACATAGTCAAAGCGTGTGCCGTCTTCCCAGCAAAGTCTGTATCCAGGCGTTACGGGGACAAGTTCAACATAATCTGAGGTCTTGCGTCCCGCCGCTTCAAAAAGCTGATGCAGGCAATCTGGATCAGTAATTACGGTAGGCCCAGCATCAAAGGTGAAGCCTTCCTGTTCATAGACATAAGCACGGCCCCCCGGTTTATCTCTGTTATCGTAAAGCGTTACCTGAAAACCGGCTGTTTGAAGGCGAATAGCAAGGGCGATGCCGCCAAAGCCAGCGCCAATGACCGCAGCTTCCGGTCTTTTTCCGTTGAGGGAGGGTGTTGCGTCGAGAGGGCTCAAGATCAGCTCCTGTGTCGGTTCATGAATTGTTGTTCAGAGAGATTATAGATCGCCGGGACCACAGGTACAGGCGGCTTGCCAGAAAGGATACGTGCTTTTTGTAAAAGAGTCAGATCGCCGCGATAGAATGCTGCCACAAGCTGCTCGTCCAGTCGGTAAAAGCGTTGCAAAACCTGATATCGCTTTGACGGCTCTCCGGCCTTGAACATCATTCTGTTGAGTAACCGGAAAAACTTTTCCCGCCGCCAGTGCTCAAGCCTGTAGGCAATAACGCTTTTCGTTACGGCTTCCTGCGTGAGGGATGGCAATGCACCCAGTCGCATGGCAATACTTATCGCATCTGGCAGGCTATATCCCGTCACGGCGTTATAAAGGCCACCAGCCAGCCCGATTTTTGGTGCGCTGCCTGCTTCCGTTTCAAGCCGCGCTTCAAGGTCACTGGCCATGGTAATGGGCAGAATGCCCCTTTCGCTGTGCAGCACGTTCTCAATCTGCCAGCCTTTCCCTTCGGCATATTCCCTGATGCGGTTATGGATGGTCGCATCGTCCAGGGCTGGCCCATCCTCGTAATATGTGTCTTCTATCAACAGTTTATCGGGGGCATATGGCAGGCAATAGACGAAACGGTAAGCATCCCCCTGTTCCACTGTGGCATCCATGATGATCGGCACATCCAGACCATGAGGCTGGCTGGTACGCACAACCTGGCCAACGAATTTCTGATACCCGAGCAACACAGTCGGATCGGGCCTGAAGCCTGTGGCGTCAATGATGGCGTTGCCTTCCAGCGTGTCACCATCTTCAAATTTGAGGGTGCGCGGTGTTACTGCCTCGACTTTTCTGCCGGTCAAGACGACCAGTTTGCCGCTATCAATCAGTGGCTGCACGGCTTTCATGAGCGCGTCAGAATTGGATGAGCAATATCCGATATCAAGACGGCGGGAATAAGCCGGAAAGTGCACATCATAGCCTGGCCAGTGATGGGCTATAGCTGGCCCGAACCATTCAAGCGCAGCCGGGGTGAGGTCTGTTTCATTAAATGACCACGTGTGATCCCCGCCGACCTTCACGGCTGCATCCACAATGGTGACTCTGGTTGCGTTGCCAGTTGTCAGACATCGCCATGCCACCAGCAGGCTGGCCAATCCACCACCTGCAATCAGCAGATCAGAGATATTGGAATTTGCACCGGGCAGGGCTATGGCTCCTTGATACGGGATGGAATGTGCCAGCTGCTTCCTTTAAGCTGTGTGGCGCCCTTAGTCTATCTGGCGCAATATGAAAAGGACGGCTCAGCTTCATGTTCGGTGACGGTAACTTCTGGACGACGTATGCGTTTCTCGTGGTAATTATTGTTGCGCGTTATTTCATGATTGCCGGTTTTTTTCATTACTATCTCTGGATGCGGCCAGCCGACAAAGTGAAGGCAGTCCGCCTCACGCGGCATAATCCGACACGCGCAACCATCCGGCATGAGATTATCATGTCTACCATCTCAGCCTTTATCTATGCGGCTCCGGCTGCCTGGGTGATGGTCATGTGGGAAAATGGTGGCACGGCCCTCTACACGGAAGTGAATGGCCTTCTTGGCTGGCTTTATATTCCGGTCAGCATCCTGATTTTCCTGTTTGCGAATGACGCTTTCTTTTATTGGACGCATCGGGCCATGCACCACCCAAAGCTCTACAACCTGATGCACCGGACGCACCACAAATCCAAGCAGCCAACGCCCTGGGCGGCGTTTTCGTTCCATCCGACAGAGGCATTGCTGGAGTCATGGCTTTTGCCCGTTATGGCAATTTTTATTCCCATCCATGTGGGCGCGGCGCTGTTCGTGCTGATGGCGATGACAGTGACCAGTGTGACAAACCATGCCGGCTGGGAAATTTTACCCCGCAGCTGGGTCAAGGGTTGGATAGGTGACAACATCATTTCTGCAACCCACCACAACATGCATCATACAAAATTCAACGGTAATTACGGCCTGCATTTCCGTCTTTGGGACAAGTTGATGGGAACCGACATCATGAAGCCGGTCAAAAAATAGTAACAGGAATCAAAG from Parvularcula sp. IMCC14364 encodes the following:
- a CDS encoding sterol desaturase family protein codes for the protein MTLLVNTLIVLVSIVAMEGFAWLAHRYIMHGWGWGWHKSHHEPTDGIFEVNDLYAVVFGVFAMGLFMIGSLYWQPLWYIALGITIYGILYGFVHDGLVHQRWPFRYFPKGGYLRRLVVAHKLHHALQSREDCVSFGFLYAPDPKKLKSRLRASRSR
- a CDS encoding phytoene/squalene synthase family protein, with amino-acid sequence MTDAVVSHGHASIKQGSKSFALASRIFDDTMRADASMLYAWCRYCDDVVDGQIMGHGQIFDYRDGQKERLQSLIDQTSAALGGKPTEDPVFTGLARVFRTHEIPHRHAFELLDGFRMDAEERVYETREEILDYCYHVAGVVGVMMAHIMGVRDDATLDRASDLGLAFQLTNIARDVVDDARADRIYVPASLLHDADAPTDAARLARQENWPAAHEAACSLLDMAETYYASAYVGIRELPFRCAWAICAALKVYREIGQTLRSRGPTAWDERVSAPGYRKTWLALSAVGPAISRQSVDETNRSGLYQRPVTD
- a CDS encoding phytoene desaturase, which codes for MSPLDATPSLNGKRPEAAVIGAGFGGIALAIRLQTAGFQVTLYDNRDKPGGRAYVYEQEGFTFDAGPTVITDPDCLHQLFEAAGRKTSDYVELVPVTPGYRLCWEDGTRFDYVSDQAELMRQIELINPDDLEGYRKFHEYTKEVYQEGYVKLGTVPFLNFKDMMAAAPQLVKLQSYRSVYDRLGDFIKDEKLRRAFSFHTLLVGGNPFESSSIYHLVHALQLEGGIWFAMGGTGALIKALVKLFEDIGGTLKLSTEITEIKSEGDRVTGVIANGIKHDVDLVASNADVVHTYGKLLGKHPRGQSYGQSLSKKRHSMSLFVTYFGLKSPPPNIAHHSVLFGQRYRELISDIFHGNDLPDDFSLYLHAPSVTDESLAPDGGSSYYVLSPVPHLGRADIDWDVEGPKYRDKILAYLEKHYIPNLSRDLVTTHHITPYTFRDVMNSHNGSAFSIEPILTQSAWFRPHNRDDKISNMYIVGAGTHPGAGIPGVVGSAKATAGLCVQDFASMLAAQAAE
- the crtY gene encoding lycopene beta-cyclase CrtY, producing the protein MAHSIPYQGAIALPGANSNISDLLIAGGGLASLLVAWRCLTTGNATRVTIVDAAVKVGGDHTWSFNETDLTPAALEWFGPAIAHHWPGYDVHFPAYSRRLDIGYCSSNSDALMKAVQPLIDSGKLVVLTGRKVEAVTPRTLKFEDGDTLEGNAIIDATGFRPDPTVLLGYQKFVGQVVRTSQPHGLDVPIIMDATVEQGDAYRFVYCLPYAPDKLLIEDTYYEDGPALDDATIHNRIREYAEGKGWQIENVLHSERGILPITMASDLEARLETEAGSAPKIGLAGGLYNAVTGYSLPDAISIAMRLGALPSLTQEAVTKSVIAYRLEHWRREKFFRLLNRMMFKAGEPSKRYQVLQRFYRLDEQLVAAFYRGDLTLLQKARILSGKPPVPVVPAIYNLSEQQFMNRHRS
- a CDS encoding sterol desaturase family protein, which codes for MFGDGNFWTTYAFLVVIIVARYFMIAGFFHYYLWMRPADKVKAVRLTRHNPTRATIRHEIIMSTISAFIYAAPAAWVMVMWENGGTALYTEVNGLLGWLYIPVSILIFLFANDAFFYWTHRAMHHPKLYNLMHRTHHKSKQPTPWAAFSFHPTEALLESWLLPVMAIFIPIHVGAALFVLMAMTVTSVTNHAGWEILPRSWVKGWIGDNIISATHHNMHHTKFNGNYGLHFRLWDKLMGTDIMKPVKK